A stretch of the Candidatus Denitrolinea symbiosum genome encodes the following:
- a CDS encoding signal recognition particle-docking protein FtsY yields the protein MTDILSRWRAGLEKTGKAAFGRVASFLGATEITQDSWDELETLLIQADMGIETTAAVIDSLQRLTRDRGLTRAEELKSSLRAELRSRLDDPPALDFSARPAVILLVGVNGSGKTTSAAKLGARFQAEGKSILFGAADTFRAAAVDQLQVWAERLNVPVVAGAPESDPGAAAFNAVQSGVARGADVVLIDTAGRLQTRFNLMEELRKVHRVVGKALTGAPHHVWLVLDATTGQNALEQARKFKEAVNVTGIILAKLDSSARGGMAFAIQRELGIPILFAGLGEKPEDLTPFDPDSFVDGILSS from the coding sequence ATGACCGACATCCTTTCTCGCTGGCGCGCGGGCCTCGAAAAAACCGGCAAAGCCGCCTTTGGACGCGTCGCCTCGTTTCTCGGCGCGACGGAGATCACCCAGGATTCCTGGGACGAACTGGAGACGCTGCTCATCCAGGCCGACATGGGGATCGAGACCACCGCCGCCGTGATCGACTCCCTGCAACGCCTCACGCGTGACCGCGGCCTGACCCGCGCCGAGGAACTTAAATCCTCGCTTCGAGCCGAACTCCGCTCCCGCCTCGACGATCCGCCCGCGCTCGACTTCTCCGCGCGCCCGGCCGTCATTCTGCTGGTCGGCGTCAACGGCTCAGGCAAGACCACCAGCGCCGCCAAGTTGGGCGCGCGCTTCCAGGCTGAGGGGAAGTCCATCCTCTTCGGCGCGGCGGACACGTTCCGCGCCGCGGCGGTGGACCAGCTCCAGGTCTGGGCGGAACGGCTGAACGTCCCGGTGGTGGCGGGCGCGCCGGAGTCCGACCCGGGCGCGGCGGCGTTCAACGCCGTCCAGTCGGGAGTCGCGCGCGGCGCAGACGTCGTCCTGATAGACACCGCGGGCCGTTTGCAGACGCGCTTCAATTTGATGGAGGAACTTCGCAAAGTCCATCGCGTGGTCGGCAAGGCGCTGACGGGCGCGCCGCATCACGTCTGGCTGGTGTTGGACGCGACCACGGGACAGAACGCCCTGGAGCAGGCGCGCAAATTCAAAGAAGCCGTGAACGTGACGGGCATCATCCTCGCCAAGTTGGATTCGTCGGCGCGCGGCGGGATGGCGTTCGCCATCCAACGCGAACTCGGCATCCCGATTTTATTCGCGGGTCTCGGCGAGAAGCCCGAAGACCTGACGCCGTTCGATCCTGATTCGTTCGTGGATGGAATTTTGTCGTCGTAA
- a CDS encoding excinuclease ABC subunit B, with product MDFKLTAPFVPMGDQPEAIAQLVDGVKKGMKHQVLLGATGTGKTFTIASVIQELQKPALIMAHNKTLAAQLYAEFKEFFPENAVEYFVSYYDYYQPEAYVPRHDLYIEKETEINEEIERLRLAATTSLISRRDVIIVASVSCIYGLGSPEEFGKGTVTLQVGQLYRRNALLRQLIESQYQRNDIELRSGTFRVRGDTLEIVPAYEDRRGFRITFFGDEVERIMQFSPLTGEVFDEPQEVSIYPAKQYLTDSDRMKEAIGNIEKELDERLALFKEQGKLLEAQRLEQRTRYDLEMLKEVGYCSGIENYSRHLDGRAPGTHPWTMIDFLPSDYLLIIDESHMSVPQIRGMYNGDRSRKETLVEYGFRLPSALDNRPLKFHEFEQVMGATIYTTATPGPYEMQRSEQVTEQIIRPTGLVDPEVEVRPTKGQVDDLVKEIRARVEVGERVLVTTLTKRMAEDLANYLMELGVKVHYLHSEVETLERIGILRDLRLGVFDVVVGINLLREGLDLPEVSLVAILDADKEGFLRSDTALIQTIGRAARHVNGRVIMYADRVTDSMARALDETNRRRAKQIKFNQEHGIVPVSIHKEIHDLTEQMSPRAVAEMKGEYVTKARSGVPRDEMRKLLSELEKQMKEAAKNLEFERAAALRDELYELKAIFADEENLKPWERLKLLAGE from the coding sequence ATGGACTTCAAACTTACCGCTCCCTTTGTCCCGATGGGCGACCAGCCCGAAGCGATCGCCCAGCTTGTGGACGGCGTGAAGAAGGGCATGAAACACCAGGTCCTGCTTGGCGCGACCGGCACGGGCAAGACGTTTACCATCGCGTCCGTCATCCAGGAATTGCAGAAGCCCGCGCTCATCATGGCGCACAACAAGACTCTCGCCGCGCAACTCTACGCGGAGTTCAAGGAGTTCTTTCCCGAGAACGCGGTCGAATATTTTGTTTCGTACTACGACTACTACCAGCCCGAAGCGTACGTCCCGCGTCACGATCTCTACATCGAGAAGGAGACCGAGATCAACGAGGAGATCGAACGCCTGCGGCTGGCGGCGACGACCAGTCTCATCTCGCGGCGGGACGTGATCATCGTCGCGTCGGTGTCGTGCATCTACGGGTTGGGTTCGCCCGAGGAGTTCGGCAAAGGGACGGTGACGCTGCAGGTCGGTCAGCTTTACCGCCGCAACGCGCTGCTGCGTCAGCTGATCGAGAGTCAGTATCAGCGCAACGACATCGAATTGCGCAGCGGTACGTTCAGAGTCAGGGGCGACACGCTGGAGATCGTCCCCGCCTACGAAGACCGACGCGGTTTCCGAATCACGTTCTTCGGCGACGAGGTGGAGCGCATCATGCAGTTCAGCCCGTTGACCGGCGAGGTCTTCGACGAGCCGCAGGAAGTCTCCATCTACCCCGCCAAGCAATATCTCACCGACAGCGACCGCATGAAGGAAGCCATCGGCAATATCGAAAAAGAGTTGGATGAACGCCTGGCGCTTTTTAAGGAGCAGGGCAAACTGCTCGAAGCCCAGCGGCTGGAACAACGCACGCGCTACGACCTGGAAATGCTCAAAGAGGTCGGCTATTGCTCGGGCATCGAAAATTACTCGCGTCATCTCGACGGGCGCGCGCCCGGCACGCATCCGTGGACGATGATTGACTTCCTCCCCAGCGATTACCTGCTCATCATTGACGAGAGTCACATGAGCGTGCCGCAGATCCGCGGCATGTATAACGGCGACCGCTCGCGCAAAGAGACTCTCGTCGAATATGGTTTTCGCCTGCCGAGCGCGCTCGATAACCGCCCGCTCAAGTTCCATGAATTTGAGCAAGTGATGGGCGCTACCATTTACACCACCGCCACGCCGGGACCGTACGAGATGCAGCGCTCCGAGCAGGTGACCGAGCAGATCATCCGCCCGACGGGACTCGTTGATCCCGAAGTGGAAGTCCGCCCGACAAAGGGGCAGGTGGACGACCTCGTCAAGGAGATTCGCGCCCGCGTCGAAGTCGGCGAGCGCGTCCTCGTCACCACGCTCACGAAGCGCATGGCCGAAGACCTCGCCAACTATCTGATGGAACTCGGCGTTAAAGTCCATTACCTGCATTCGGAAGTGGAGACGCTCGAACGCATCGGCATCTTGCGCGACCTGCGGCTGGGCGTGTTTGACGTGGTCGTCGGCATCAACCTCCTGCGCGAGGGACTCGACCTGCCCGAAGTTTCCCTCGTGGCGATCCTCGACGCGGACAAGGAAGGTTTCCTGCGCTCGGACACGGCTCTCATCCAGACGATTGGCCGCGCCGCGCGCCACGTCAACGGACGCGTCATCATGTACGCCGACCGCGTCACCGACTCGATGGCGCGCGCCCTCGACGAGACGAATCGCCGCCGCGCCAAGCAGATCAAGTTCAACCAGGAACATGGGATCGTCCCGGTCAGCATTCACAAAGAGATCCACGACCTGACCGAGCAAATGTCCCCGCGCGCTGTGGCGGAGATGAAGGGCGAGTATGTGACGAAAGCCCGCAGCGGCGTCCCGCGCGACGAGATGCGGAAACTTCTCTCCGAGCTGGAGAAGCAGATGAAGGAGGCCGCGAAGAATCTCGAATTCGAGCGCGCCGCCGCCCTGCGCGACGAACTCTACGAGTTGAAAGCCATCTTCGCGGACGAGGAGAATCTCAAACCGTGGGAGCGGTTGAAGTTGCTGGCGGGGGAGTGA
- a CDS encoding superoxide dismutase gives MAFELPKLPYAVDALEPYIDAQTMTIHHDKHHQAYITNLNGAIEKHPELAGKSLESLLADLNAVPEDIRAAVRNHGGGTWNHSMFWEIMAPKAGGAPKGELATAVDAAFGSFDAFKAEFEKAANGRFGSGWAWLVKKGSSLAIVSTANQDNPMSDGLTPVMGVDVWEHAYYLKYQNRRAEYVTNWWNVVNWDEVARRFKG, from the coding sequence ATGGCATTCGAACTTCCCAAACTTCCCTACGCGGTCGACGCGCTCGAGCCCTACATCGACGCGCAGACCATGACCATCCATCACGATAAACATCACCAGGCGTACATCACCAATCTCAACGGCGCAATTGAGAAACACCCTGAACTGGCGGGCAAATCCCTCGAATCCCTGCTGGCGGACCTGAACGCCGTCCCTGAGGATATCCGCGCCGCGGTCCGCAATCACGGCGGCGGGACGTGGAACCACTCCATGTTCTGGGAGATCATGGCTCCCAAGGCGGGCGGCGCGCCGAAGGGCGAACTGGCCACGGCGGTGGACGCTGCCTTCGGTTCGTTCGACGCGTTCAAGGCTGAGTTTGAAAAAGCCGCCAACGGACGCTTCGGGTCGGGCTGGGCCTGGCTGGTGAAGAAGGGGAGCAGCCTGGCGATCGTCTCCACCGCCAACCAGGATAATCCCATGTCCGACGGACTGACTCCCGTCATGGGCGTTGACGTGTGGGAGCACGCGTATTATCTCAAGTACCAGAACCGCCGCGCCGAGTACGTCACGAACTGGTGGAATGTCGTCAATTGGGACGAGGTGGCGCGTCGCTTCAAGGGATAA
- a CDS encoding transposase, IS256 family: MTYQNDCTLPNEVLEQISEQGLDYLPELMRVIVNAAMKAERQQYLGVAPYERSEQRRDQANGFKPKTVRTRMGAIEFAVPQVRTGDYYPQALEKGLRSERALTMALAEMYVQGTSTRKVNAIVEKLCGSQVSSSLVSKATSELDVLLEAWQNRPLGEIRYLFLDARYEKVRMDGQVVDAAVLIAQAVDPLGKRRILGVRIGLGEAEIFWRAFLQSLIQRGLSGVRLITSDAHAGLRQALRAVFGGVLWQRCQYHLQQNATSYVPRREMLTEVAADIRRVFNAPDRPTAEAYLKQTVQKYAQSASRLADWMETNLPEGLTVFAFPEAHRRKLRTNNTQERLNREIGRRTNVVSIFPNEAACLRLVSAILMEQDEEWQMGRVYLSMDENPPPK; the protein is encoded by the coding sequence ATGACCTACCAAAATGATTGTACCTTACCAAACGAAGTTTTGGAGCAGATCAGCGAGCAAGGCTTGGATTACTTGCCCGAGTTGATGCGCGTCATCGTCAATGCGGCGATGAAAGCGGAGCGACAGCAATACCTGGGAGTGGCGCCTTACGAACGCTCGGAACAGCGACGCGACCAAGCCAACGGGTTCAAGCCGAAAACAGTGCGGACGCGCATGGGCGCGATTGAATTTGCCGTTCCGCAAGTGCGGACTGGGGATTATTATCCACAAGCGCTGGAAAAAGGGTTGCGTAGTGAACGCGCCCTGACGATGGCGTTAGCCGAGATGTATGTGCAAGGGACCTCGACCCGCAAAGTGAATGCCATTGTCGAGAAGTTGTGCGGCAGCCAGGTATCGAGCAGTCTGGTGAGCAAGGCCACCTCGGAGTTGGATGTCTTGCTGGAAGCCTGGCAGAATCGACCGTTGGGAGAAATCCGCTACCTGTTTTTGGATGCCCGCTACGAGAAAGTGCGGATGGATGGACAGGTGGTAGATGCGGCCGTTTTGATCGCCCAGGCAGTGGATCCACTCGGCAAACGGAGGATTTTGGGCGTGAGGATAGGTCTGGGTGAGGCCGAAATCTTCTGGCGCGCCTTCCTGCAAAGCCTGATCCAGCGCGGCCTGAGCGGTGTGCGTCTGATTACCAGCGACGCTCACGCTGGTTTGCGGCAAGCGTTGCGGGCGGTGTTTGGAGGCGTTCTCTGGCAGCGCTGCCAATACCATCTGCAACAGAATGCAACCAGCTACGTTCCTCGCCGCGAGATGTTGACAGAAGTGGCCGCGGACATTCGCAGAGTGTTCAATGCCCCCGACCGTCCGACGGCCGAAGCCTACTTGAAGCAAACGGTTCAAAAGTATGCTCAAAGCGCTTCCCGCCTGGCGGACTGGATGGAAACCAACCTGCCCGAAGGACTGACCGTGTTCGCCTTTCCCGAAGCGCACCGCAGGAAACTGCGCACCAACAACACCCAGGAACGCTTGAACCGCGAAATTGGACGGCGCACCAACGTGGTGAGCATCTTTCCCAATGAAGCCGCCTGTTTGCGTTTGGTGAGCGCCATCCTGATGGAACAGGATGAGGAATGGCAGATGGGTCGAGTCTATCTTTCGATGGACGAAAACCCTCCTCCTAAATGA
- a CDS encoding nucleotidyltransferase: MDAQSLLKAHRKEILSIAARNGAANVRIFGSVARGDNRPDSDIDFLVNLEAGRSLLDLARFLRELQSLLGQKVDVVTEAGLRARIRSDVLREARPL, translated from the coding sequence ATGGACGCGCAATCTCTGCTCAAAGCCCATCGCAAGGAAATTCTCTCCATTGCCGCCCGAAACGGCGCGGCCAATGTGCGTATCTTCGGTTCGGTGGCGCGCGGCGACAACCGTCCTGACAGCGACATAGATTTCCTGGTCAATCTGGAAGCGGGGCGAAGCCTGCTCGACCTGGCGCGTTTTCTGCGCGAACTTCAGTCTTTGCTCGGTCAAAAAGTGGATGTGGTGACGGAGGCGGGTCTGCGCGCCCGCATCAGGTCCGATGTGCTGCGGGAGGCGCGTCCCCTATGA
- a CDS encoding histidine--tRNA ligase: MPLKIQSVKGTREFYPEQMALRNFINDKVRAASESFGYVEWDAPFIEPIALYAAKSGEELVKKQSFVFTDRGGDEVTLRPELTPSLARMIAARQGELTFPVRWWSFGPFWRYEQPQKGRAREFFQWNIDLLGADSPEADAELIAVAATFLRSVGLTPERAAIYVNDRRLVNSQLDALGIPAEKRVDALNLIDRRSKMDADKWDAYALEIGLTQSQLDGLKSVLADLDLWKTSPELTRLFAALEALGVKEYVKFDPNITRGLLYYTGVVFEAFDVSGSVRRAILGGGRYDNLLADVGGQPLPATGFAMGDVVIGIVLQENGLVPEFHPSPASVLATVFDDNLRLQSIALAAELRRAGLNVSVYPEPAKLPKQFKYADKMKMKVAVTIGPDEAAQNQVAVKDLTSGEQVVVARADVVDAVRRLL, encoded by the coding sequence ATGCCTTTAAAAATCCAATCCGTCAAAGGCACGCGCGAGTTCTATCCCGAACAGATGGCGCTGCGCAACTTCATCAACGACAAGGTGCGCGCCGCCTCCGAATCGTTCGGCTACGTGGAATGGGACGCGCCCTTCATCGAACCCATCGCGCTGTACGCGGCCAAGTCGGGCGAGGAACTCGTCAAGAAGCAGTCCTTCGTCTTCACCGACCGCGGCGGCGACGAAGTGACCCTCCGTCCCGAGCTCACGCCGTCGCTGGCGCGCATGATCGCGGCCAGACAGGGCGAGTTGACCTTCCCCGTGCGCTGGTGGTCCTTCGGTCCGTTCTGGCGCTACGAACAGCCGCAAAAGGGACGCGCGCGCGAATTCTTCCAGTGGAACATTGACCTGCTCGGCGCCGACTCCCCCGAAGCCGACGCGGAACTCATCGCGGTCGCGGCCACCTTCCTCCGCTCGGTCGGACTCACCCCGGAGCGGGCCGCCATCTACGTCAACGACCGCCGCCTCGTCAATTCCCAACTCGACGCGCTCGGCATCCCCGCCGAAAAGCGCGTCGACGCGCTCAACTTGATTGACCGCCGCTCCAAAATGGACGCCGACAAATGGGACGCGTACGCGCTCGAAATCGGTCTCACACAATCGCAACTGGACGGGCTCAAGTCCGTCCTCGCCGATCTCGACTTGTGGAAAACCAGCCCCGAACTGACGCGTCTCTTCGCCGCGCTCGAAGCGCTGGGCGTGAAGGAATACGTCAAGTTCGACCCGAACATCACGCGCGGACTGCTGTATTACACGGGCGTGGTCTTCGAAGCCTTCGATGTCTCCGGCTCCGTCCGCCGCGCCATCCTCGGCGGCGGACGCTACGATAACCTGCTCGCGGACGTGGGCGGGCAGCCCCTCCCCGCGACGGGATTCGCCATGGGCGACGTAGTGATCGGGATCGTCCTGCAAGAGAACGGCCTCGTCCCCGAATTTCATCCCAGCCCCGCCTCCGTGCTGGCGACGGTCTTCGACGATAACCTGCGCCTCCAGTCCATCGCGCTGGCCGCGGAGCTGCGCCGCGCGGGGTTGAACGTGAGCGTATATCCCGAGCCCGCCAAACTCCCCAAGCAATTCAAATACGCGGACAAAATGAAGATGAAGGTCGCGGTCACCATCGGCCCCGACGAGGCCGCGCAGAACCAGGTCGCGGTGAAAGATCTGACCTCGGGCGAGCAGGTCGTCGTCGCCCGCGCCGACGTCGTGGACGCCGTCCGCAGGCTGCTGTAA
- a CDS encoding peptide chain release factor 2 — protein sequence MDGWNAFTRRLNDALELARLDDDSLRADLESEVESIEREVEARSFAAMLSGPYDEDDAILAIHAGAGGTDSQDWAAMLERMFLRWAEDRGYKTEILDRSEGEEAGVKSVTIAVDGKYAFGYLRSEKGVHRLVRLSPFDAAHRRHTSFALVEVLPQVAMDDPEVEIDPNDLKVDVFRSSGAGGQNVQKNATAIRLTHLPTGIVVTCQNERSQAQNREFAMRILRARLLEIKKAERDEEVAVLRGEFTKAEWGSQIRSYVLHPYQMVKDHRTEFERGNAQAVLDGDLDDFMEAYLRENAGTP from the coding sequence GTGGACGGCTGGAACGCGTTCACGCGCCGCCTGAACGACGCGCTGGAGTTGGCGCGTCTCGACGACGACAGCCTGCGCGCCGACCTGGAATCCGAGGTCGAATCCATCGAGCGCGAGGTGGAGGCGCGTTCCTTCGCCGCAATGCTCTCCGGTCCTTACGACGAAGACGACGCCATCCTCGCCATCCACGCGGGCGCGGGCGGGACAGATTCGCAGGACTGGGCCGCCATGCTCGAGCGCATGTTCCTGCGTTGGGCGGAAGACCGCGGCTATAAGACCGAAATCCTCGACCGAAGCGAGGGCGAGGAAGCGGGCGTCAAATCCGTGACCATCGCGGTGGACGGCAAATACGCCTTCGGATACCTGCGTTCCGAGAAGGGAGTTCACCGTCTCGTGCGGCTTTCGCCGTTCGACGCCGCGCACCGCCGGCACACGTCGTTCGCGCTCGTCGAGGTCCTGCCCCAGGTGGCGATGGACGATCCCGAAGTCGAGATCGACCCGAACGATTTGAAAGTGGACGTCTTCCGCTCGTCGGGCGCGGGCGGACAGAACGTTCAGAAAAACGCGACAGCGATCCGTCTCACGCATCTTCCAACAGGAATCGTCGTCACGTGCCAGAACGAACGCTCGCAGGCGCAGAACCGCGAGTTCGCCATGCGGATTTTGCGCGCCCGCCTGTTGGAGATCAAGAAGGCCGAGAGGGACGAGGAAGTGGCCGTCCTGCGCGGCGAGTTCACCAAGGCCGAGTGGGGGAGCCAGATCCGCTCGTACGTGCTGCATCCGTACCAGATGGTCAAGGACCATCGCACCGAATTCGAGCGCGGCAACGCGCAGGCCGTGTTGGACGGCGACCTGGACGACTTCATGGAAGCCTACCTGCGCGAAAACGCCGGGACGCCGTAA
- a CDS encoding nucleotidyltransferase, whose product MRSDRERLLDILEAIERIEKYAEEGRGAFEADELIQTWVVHHITIIGEACRSLPAEFQARYSNVPWADIVGMRNILVHHYFGIDTDAVWGVVEHDIPELKMNIQEILKNL is encoded by the coding sequence ATGAGAAGCGACCGCGAGCGCCTGTTGGACATCCTCGAAGCCATCGAACGTATCGAAAAATATGCCGAGGAGGGCAGGGGCGCGTTCGAGGCGGATGAACTGATTCAAACATGGGTGGTTCATCACATCACGATCATTGGGGAAGCGTGCCGTTCCCTGCCCGCCGAATTTCAGGCGCGTTATTCAAACGTGCCGTGGGCAGACATCGTTGGGATGCGGAATATCCTTGTCCATCACTATTTTGGGATCGACACCGATGCAGTGTGGGGTGTGGTCGAACACGACATTCCTGAATTGAAGATGAATATTCAGGAAATCCTGAAGAACCTTTAG
- a CDS encoding class I SAM-dependent methyltransferase, translating into MKINYQETSKDLLTRIDIHEKYGSANIDAWTNELLQPQPGMDILDVGCGAGKLCFLFDDYTKGAAKITGGDFSEELLDKARAKNAERGSKVDFQFLDFNQPFAFADDSFDLCTSAFAIYYASDLDFTFGEAYRVLRPGGRLFVSGPLPENKQMFYDIIKEATNATIPPMPGSSRFKGDIFNTIDRIFARTELHKFENHLTFPEVAPFIDYVRASLSEDRKLWTSMFNGHDEYEALIGKITNVATRWFNRDGKLVMTKVVGGILATK; encoded by the coding sequence ATGAAAATCAACTATCAGGAAACCAGCAAAGACCTGCTCACCCGCATCGACATCCACGAAAAATACGGCTCCGCCAACATTGACGCGTGGACGAACGAACTGCTCCAGCCCCAGCCCGGGATGGACATCCTCGACGTCGGCTGCGGCGCGGGGAAACTGTGCTTCCTGTTCGACGATTATACTAAAGGCGCGGCGAAAATCACCGGCGGCGATTTCTCGGAGGAACTGCTCGACAAAGCCCGCGCCAAAAACGCGGAACGCGGCTCGAAAGTGGATTTCCAATTCCTGGACTTCAACCAGCCCTTCGCCTTCGCGGACGACTCCTTCGACCTCTGCACCTCCGCCTTCGCCATCTACTACGCCTCCGACCTGGACTTTACGTTTGGCGAGGCCTACCGCGTCCTTCGCCCCGGCGGAAGGCTCTTCGTGTCGGGACCACTTCCCGAGAACAAGCAGATGTTCTACGACATCATCAAGGAAGCGACGAACGCCACCATCCCGCCTATGCCTGGCTCCTCGCGCTTCAAAGGCGATATCTTCAACACCATTGACCGAATCTTCGCCAGGACCGAACTGCACAAATTCGAAAACCATCTCACCTTCCCCGAAGTCGCGCCGTTCATTGACTACGTCCGCGCCTCATTGAGCGAAGACCGCAAGTTGTGGACATCCATGTTCAACGGTCACGACGAATACGAGGCGTTGATCGGCAAGATCACCAATGTGGCTACGCGCTGGTTCAACCGCGACGGCAAACTGGTGATGACAAAAGTCGTCGGCGGGATTCTGGCGACGAAGTAA